In Bordetella holmesii ATCC 51541, the following proteins share a genomic window:
- a CDS encoding N-terminal domain of DJ-1_PfpI family protein: MVLTSHERLGDTDRKTGFWLEEFTAPFYVFKDAGAHITLASPRGGQPPLDPQSQASQAQTESTRRFDKDIPAQAQLAATERLADIRAADVDALFYPGGHGPLWDLAENRHSLDLIEALLAAGKPVGAVCHAPGVLRHAKTCGGEPLVAARRVTGFSNAEEAAMKLTHVVPFLVEDELKRLGADYSAGPQPFAQYVVRDGLLITGQNPASSAGAAQALLAALARD; encoded by the coding sequence ATGGTGCTGACATCGCATGAGCGCCTGGGCGATACGGACCGCAAGACGGGTTTCTGGCTTGAGGAGTTTACGGCGCCGTTTTATGTCTTCAAGGATGCGGGGGCGCACATCACGCTGGCCTCGCCGCGCGGGGGGCAACCGCCGCTGGATCCCCAGAGCCAGGCCAGTCAGGCCCAGACCGAGTCCACGCGCCGGTTCGACAAGGATATACCCGCGCAGGCGCAACTTGCCGCCACTGAGCGACTGGCCGATATCCGGGCCGCGGATGTCGACGCGCTGTTCTACCCCGGCGGCCACGGGCCGCTATGGGATCTGGCCGAAAACCGCCACTCGCTGGATCTGATCGAGGCGCTGCTTGCGGCTGGCAAGCCGGTAGGGGCGGTGTGTCACGCGCCTGGCGTGTTGAGGCATGCCAAAACCTGCGGCGGAGAGCCGTTGGTGGCAGCGCGCAGGGTAACCGGATTCAGCAATGCCGAAGAGGCGGCCATGAAGCTGACTCATGTCGTGCCGTTTCTGGTCGAGGATGAACTCAAAAGGCTCGGCGCCGACTACAGCGCAGGACCGCAACCGTTTGCACAATACGTGGTGCGCGACGGTCTGCTGATCACGGGGCAGAACCCGGCTTCCTCAGCAGGCGCGGCGCAGGCCTTGCTGGCCGCGCTGGCGCGCGACTGA